Within the Bacteroidota bacterium genome, the region GGCCTGTCACATAAATCATGTTCAGGTTATTTTTCTTGATCACCCTGTTCAGGTGAGCATAAATGAAGTTTAGCCCTGGCGTTGTTCCCCAGTGCCCAAGCAGTCGCGGTTTCACATGCTCGATTTTCAACGGCTCCCTCAAAAGCGGATTGTCATATAAGTAGATTTGACCCACCGATAAATAATTGGCTGCACGCCAGTAAGCATTTATTTTTTTTACTTCATCAGCGGATAAGGGGTTGGTTTTGATCAGTTCATTTTCAGCCATAATTTTCAAGGTTTAAAATTTCTATACAAAGCCAATAATTTGAAAATATGATTTTACCCTTCCCTATTGAGCAAATTTCATAAAAGATTTATCTGGAATTGATTAAACCGGGTAAAATAAATAGAATGAGAATTTCAATTAAATTTAAGAAAAACAGTTTTATTTTCAGCTGTATTTGATCATAAAATCATCAACCAGTCACTCAAAATCAAAAGCAATCCGTTAAACGATCACCTTGACCGTAACAAAATAATTTTCTTTTTCCCCGGGATAAAACTGAAGGAATCAGATTTAATCAATTGACCACAATTTCATAACTTAGCGGGAAATTTATTTATCAATTGGCCGGGATGAAGTACAGCGATAAAAAAGATATTGAAAGGAAAATAAAAGAATCCCACTTGCGGAGTCAGAAATCCGGGGTGAGAAAAGACCAGTTTTTTTCCAGATCAATTTTATCTGCCGGACAATTGGAAAGTCAACTTCAAATAAACCGGCACCTGCTGGAAATTGCCGGTCATTTTCTCTATTTTTTCAATGAGTTTGTTGAGCATACAGGGGCAATTGTCGTATTGACGGATCAAAACGGTTGCATTCTAAAATTATTGGGTAATAAAAACATCAGCCAGGGAGCGCAAAAATCTGCTCTGGCCGAAGGGGCGTACCTGGATGAAAAAAATATGGGGACCAATGCAATTGGAATGGCTATTTTGGAAAACGAGCCGGTGCAAATTTCGTCTCATGAAAATTATATCACTGCCTTCCATCAGTTGACCTGCTCTGCTGCCCCTATCCATAAAGACGGTGAAATAATCGGAATACTGGGCCTTTGTGAACGCAGCACCAAAGCTCAACTTTATTCCCTGGGAATGGTAGCAGCAGTGGTCCATTCCATTGAAGACCATATAAAGAATGAAGAAACCCAACAAGATCTGTTGGAAGCTTTTAAGTACATCAATTCCATCATCAACACTTTTTCATTTGGCGTTTTGACTACAGATTTGAGCGGCAAAATTTCAAGAATAAATGCCGAGGCATGTAAGTTACTCAATAATCAGGCAGATGAACTTGTAGAAAAAAATTTATTGGGCATTATGCCCGATGGAGGGATAATCATTAAAACCTTGTCCGAAGGAAGGTCATTCGAAGATAAAGAAATGACCATGATTTCAGGCCAGAAGACCGAAAAGTTTAACATTAGCGCTTATCCCATCAAAAACGACCAGGGTGAATTGATCAGCATATTGATCATTTTTAATGAGATTAAAAAAATCATCCATCTGGTCAATAAATATACAGGAATGCATGCCCACTATACTTTTGATGACATCATCGGGAAAAGCCGGGAAATTCAATGGATCATTGAATTTGCCAAAAGTGTGGCCAGCAGTCCCTCGACGATTTTGATCCAGGGTGAAAGCGGCACAGGCAAAGAAGTATTCGCCCAATCCATCCACAATGCCAGTGACAGGTCTGAAAACGGATTTGTAGCCGTCAATTGCGGTGCCATACCCGAAAGCCTTATTGAGAGTGAATTATTTGGCTATGATGAAGGAGCTTTTACCGGAGCCATCAAAGGGGGTCGGCCAGGAAAATTTGAACTGGCCAATGGCGGAACTTTATTCCTCGATGAAATCGGAGAAATGCCCCTGAGCATGCAAGTCAAACTGCTTAGGGCACTGCAGGAAAATTGC harbors:
- a CDS encoding sigma 54-interacting transcriptional regulator encodes the protein MKYSDKKDIERKIKESHLRSQKSGVRKDQFFSRSILSAGQLESQLQINRHLLEIAGHFLYFFNEFVEHTGAIVVLTDQNGCILKLLGNKNISQGAQKSALAEGAYLDEKNMGTNAIGMAILENEPVQISSHENYITAFHQLTCSAAPIHKDGEIIGILGLCERSTKAQLYSLGMVAAVVHSIEDHIKNEETQQDLLEAFKYINSIINTFSFGVLTTDLSGKISRINAEACKLLNNQADELVEKNLLGIMPDGGIIIKTLSEGRSFEDKEMTMISGQKTEKFNISAYPIKNDQGELISILIIFNEIKKIIHLVNKYTGMHAHYTFDDIIGKSREIQWIIEFAKSVASSPSTILIQGESGTGKEVFAQSIHNASDRSENGFVAVNCGAIPESLIESELFGYDEGAFTGAIKGGRPGKFELANGGTLFLDEIGEMPLSMQVKLLRALQENCITRVGSTKDIPVDVRIIAATNKDLKHEVERGRFRLDLFYRLSVIPIVLPPLKKRIEDIPLFIDFFLNAKSAKLNKAVPQISPALMNEMLTYSWPGNIRELENFIEKTVNLEGKVNIDEHLKEIFPEAAIQKEVPLVPSTETIETLEEIEKRAIQKTLVLSNGNITQTARNLHISRNTLYLKLKKYKLT